One Coprococcus phoceensis DNA window includes the following coding sequences:
- a CDS encoding BglG family transcription antiterminator: MNSTYLNAKCKGILRKLLNNNSYLSLQQLAEELNISQRSIYYDVCRINEWLSENDIPELRVVRGKGLLLSEQIRIQIAECMEEKNTEEAYVYSPMERVQIIICSIIYSKEPVHVDVLADYCKVSRNSVFNDLRVVVKQLQNYDLELEYRSKKGYIIVGNEVKVRAVFLLNYQELKKTFTRDGMKFIDWEKVDAYEETLKKVEQDLGVEYVSDNRESLVVLLPIMEQGKQRIYFDDLKIEEIKQRKEYYLIEKYFSQLNENEKIYLCIHLLGGRIATVSEDIFENTNNEMVYEITKALVTEFEKTACVIFDNKEDLERELFVHINSSLYRYQYGIQSLDMLNRDIIREYPDLFEITKIVSKYLENQIGLPIPDTEVAYLALHFGAHLPISNNKSDKIRVLIVCANGISTGNMLKREIMKMFPEAEVVGVEASSKIKNVQAVCELIVTTVAFKSVVPVVQVHPILTGRDKEVLARHLKKEEFMGKIKVDDLMKIIEPYIKGKVYDEIRKSIEEYLFNCKKGMETEIRENYQDLKSVVDDLRVDIHDGKYMWTQALWETADYLIQNKSIESAYINSIISQIRYYGSYMFIMPRVILAHSKPEMGVNQLDCSIHFFREPVRFSDKDLANVVIVLAAIDQESHLKLLRDIITIFGEDSVVDEFLTCSTKTEILDKFQEVLRAAKKIQIE; encoded by the coding sequence ATGAACAGTACTTATCTTAATGCAAAGTGTAAGGGGATTCTACGCAAACTTTTAAATAATAATTCTTATTTATCACTACAACAACTTGCAGAAGAATTGAATATTTCTCAGAGAAGTATTTATTACGATGTATGTCGGATTAATGAGTGGCTGTCTGAAAATGATATTCCGGAGCTGCGAGTCGTACGAGGAAAAGGACTTCTTTTGAGTGAACAGATCAGAATTCAAATTGCCGAATGTATGGAGGAAAAAAATACAGAGGAGGCATATGTTTATTCGCCGATGGAGCGAGTGCAGATTATTATCTGCAGCATCATATATTCTAAGGAACCAGTGCATGTAGATGTTTTGGCAGATTATTGTAAAGTGAGCCGTAATTCTGTATTTAATGATCTTCGAGTGGTTGTGAAACAGCTTCAGAACTATGATCTTGAGTTAGAATATAGATCAAAAAAAGGATATATTATTGTAGGAAATGAAGTGAAAGTAAGAGCTGTTTTTCTGTTGAATTATCAGGAATTGAAAAAAACGTTTACTAGAGACGGGATGAAATTTATTGATTGGGAAAAAGTGGATGCTTATGAGGAGACTTTGAAAAAAGTAGAACAGGATTTAGGGGTTGAATATGTATCTGATAATAGAGAATCTTTGGTAGTGTTGCTGCCAATTATGGAACAGGGGAAACAGAGAATCTATTTTGATGATCTTAAAATTGAAGAAATTAAGCAGAGAAAAGAGTATTATTTGATTGAAAAATATTTTTCACAGTTAAATGAGAATGAAAAAATATACCTGTGTATTCATCTTTTGGGAGGGCGGATTGCTACCGTGTCCGAAGATATTTTTGAAAATACAAATAATGAGATGGTATATGAGATTACAAAAGCACTAGTTACAGAATTTGAGAAGACGGCATGTGTGATATTTGATAATAAAGAAGATTTAGAAAGGGAATTGTTTGTACATATTAATTCCTCGCTATATCGATATCAGTATGGAATACAGAGTCTGGATATGCTAAATAGAGATATTATTCGGGAATATCCAGACTTGTTTGAAATTACGAAAATTGTTAGTAAATATCTGGAAAACCAGATTGGTCTTCCAATTCCGGATACAGAAGTGGCTTACCTGGCACTTCATTTCGGAGCACATCTTCCGATATCAAATAATAAAAGCGATAAAATTCGAGTGCTGATTGTTTGTGCAAATGGAATATCAACAGGAAATATGTTAAAAAGAGAGATTATGAAAATGTTCCCGGAAGCAGAAGTGGTGGGAGTGGAAGCTTCATCAAAGATTAAAAATGTGCAGGCAGTGTGCGAGTTGATTGTTACTACGGTAGCTTTTAAAAGTGTTGTTCCAGTTGTACAGGTTCATCCTATTCTGACAGGGAGAGATAAAGAGGTTCTGGCAAGACATTTGAAAAAGGAAGAATTTATGGGAAAAATCAAGGTGGATGACCTTATGAAGATTATTGAGCCATACATTAAAGGAAAAGTGTATGATGAAATTCGAAAGAGTATAGAAGAATATTTGTTTAATTGTAAAAAGGGGATGGAAACAGAAATTAGAGAAAATTATCAAGATTTGAAGAGCGTGGTGGACGACTTGCGAGTGGATATTCACGACGGAAAATATATGTGGACACAGGCATTATGGGAAACAGCAGATTATTTGATACAGAATAAAAGTATTGAATCTGCGTATATAAATAGTATCATTTCTCAGATTCGGTATTATGGTTCTTATATGTTTATTATGCCGAGAGTAATTTTAGCACATTCAAAACCGGAGATGGGAGTGAATCAACTGGACTGTTCTATTCACTTTTTTAGGGAACCTGTGCGATTTTCAGATAAAGATTTGGCAAATGTTGTAATTGTATTGGCTGCAATTGATCAGGAAAGTCACCTGAAATTATTACGAGATATTATTACAATTTTTGGAGAGGACAGTGTTGTAGATGAATTTTTAACTTGCAGCACGAAAACGGAGATACTAGATAAATTTCAAGAAGTTCTAAGAGCTGCAAAAAAGATACAAATAGAATAA
- a CDS encoding PTS sugar transporter subunit IIA, which produces MISEMLKLENIQIIESAKDWKEAIHLSLEPLVNGGYVTENYEAAIIKCTEEYGPYYVLADDIALIHGRPEDGVLEKQLSITVVRQPIQFMNDGQNVRVLIALGASDANSHIDVMKVLSLLLMDESKIKELAEATSEQQIYEMLTKAESNL; this is translated from the coding sequence ATGATATCAGAGATGTTGAAATTAGAGAATATCCAGATTATTGAAAGTGCCAAGGATTGGAAAGAAGCAATTCACCTGAGTCTTGAACCACTAGTTAATGGAGGGTATGTTACTGAAAACTATGAAGCAGCAATTATCAAATGTACAGAAGAGTACGGACCATATTATGTATTGGCAGATGATATTGCGTTGATTCATGGAAGGCCAGAAGACGGAGTGCTGGAAAAACAGTTATCCATTACAGTTGTGCGACAACCGATACAGTTTATGAATGATGGTCAAAATGTTCGTGTACTAATTGCACTAGGGGCTAGTGATGCTAATTCTCATATTGATGTAATGAAAGTTTTATCCTTGTTACTGATGGATGAAAGCAAGATTAAAGAACTTGCGGAAGCAACGAGTGAGCAACAAATATATGAAATGTTGACAAAAGCAGAAAGTAATTTGTAG
- a CDS encoding PTS sugar transporter subunit IIB: MLKIFAVCGNGLGSSFACQMATEGVLKELGVEAKMDHIDISSVAGQNADLIISGKNFEKQFERITLKCPAIFLERLVDKNEIREKLIPVLKEINAIE, encoded by the coding sequence ATGCTTAAAATATTTGCAGTATGTGGAAATGGGTTAGGAAGTAGTTTTGCATGCCAGATGGCAACAGAAGGAGTTTTAAAAGAACTAGGTGTAGAGGCTAAGATGGATCACATTGATATCTCCAGTGTAGCGGGACAGAATGCGGATTTGATTATTTCAGGAAAAAATTTTGAAAAACAATTTGAGCGTATTACTTTAAAATGTCCGGCAATTTTTCTTGAGAGATTGGTAGATAAAAATGAAATCAGAGAAAAACTTATTCCGGTGTTAAAAGAAATAAATGCTATTGAATAG
- a CDS encoding PTS ascorbate transporter subunit IIC yields the protein MAILNFIIENILTQAAIIIGLIALLGLALQKKPVGTVISGAMKTILGFLILSAGSSVMQESLSYFGDVFNKGFGLNGLKSVVASIEAINGQAMGNLELGGEIAISLAGIFIVNIILARFTPFKYIFLTGQALLWESTICVVFAWALGLKGIPLILVSSVVGGAFATLMPAMAQPILRKITGGDDIALGHFCTFGYIFAALVSKLVGDKSKSCEELKLPKSVEFLQDTYLSVMVVMIPFYLIVAAIAGPKASAEFCGDTNYMVFAFLQAMQFVVGLYILLSGVRLLLAEIVPAFQGISQKLVPNAKPALDCPVLFPYAPNSVIMGFVFTTIGSMIGMLITSIPALGLPMVIPGVMSNFFAGGTAGIFANQTGGRRGVIIGCIAHGIFIIILPALLCPMLAEIGFQNITCTDVDTVVTGFVFMVVKAIAGIF from the coding sequence ATGGCAATATTAAATTTCATTATTGAAAATATCTTGACACAGGCTGCGATTATTATCGGATTAATCGCTTTGTTAGGACTTGCATTGCAGAAAAAACCGGTTGGAACAGTTATTTCAGGAGCCATGAAAACAATTCTTGGATTTTTGATTCTGTCGGCAGGATCCAGTGTCATGCAGGAGTCACTGTCATACTTCGGTGATGTGTTTAACAAAGGATTTGGCTTAAACGGTCTTAAGAGTGTAGTTGCATCTATTGAAGCAATCAATGGACAGGCGATGGGAAATCTTGAGCTTGGTGGAGAAATCGCTATTTCATTAGCAGGAATTTTTATTGTAAATATTATTCTTGCAAGATTTACTCCTTTTAAATACATTTTCCTTACTGGACAAGCACTGCTTTGGGAATCAACGATTTGTGTTGTATTTGCTTGGGCATTGGGACTAAAAGGAATTCCTCTGATTTTGGTATCTAGTGTTGTAGGTGGTGCATTTGCAACTTTGATGCCGGCAATGGCGCAGCCGATTCTTAGAAAAATAACTGGCGGTGATGATATTGCACTTGGGCATTTCTGCACATTTGGATATATATTTGCAGCTCTGGTATCTAAATTGGTCGGTGACAAGTCGAAATCTTGCGAAGAATTAAAACTTCCAAAAAGTGTAGAATTTCTTCAGGATACATACTTATCTGTTATGGTTGTAATGATACCTTTCTATTTAATTGTTGCAGCTATTGCAGGACCTAAAGCAAGTGCAGAGTTTTGTGGAGATACGAACTATATGGTATTTGCATTTTTACAGGCAATGCAGTTCGTTGTAGGGTTATATATTTTACTTTCAGGTGTTCGACTCTTATTGGCAGAAATTGTTCCAGCATTTCAGGGAATTTCTCAGAAATTGGTTCCAAATGCAAAACCAGCATTAGATTGTCCTGTATTGTTTCCATATGCACCAAACTCAGTCATCATGGGATTCGTATTTACTACTATTGGTTCAATGATAGGTATGTTGATAACAAGTATTCCGGCACTTGGACTTCCTATGGTAATTCCAGGAGTTATGAGTAACTTTTTTGCTGGTGGAACAGCTGGTATTTTTGCAAATCAAACGGGAGGACGCAGAGGCGTTATCATCGGATGTATCGCCCACGGTATTTTCATTATTATTCTTCCGGCACTGCTTTGTCCAATGCTTGCAGAAATCGGTTTCCAGAATATCACATGTACAGATGTGGATACAGTAGTGACCGGATTTGTATTTATGGTTGTTAAAGCGATTGCAGGAATCTTCTAA
- a CDS encoding tetratricopeptide repeat protein, whose protein sequence is MFLFGKKKEKKEKNIEVNIKVNKDELIAEASEKIQELEELSGEQRVPLLNQIGALYYQAEELESAIKYYEESLSIKKEMGKSYTDLMSLYNKKRQQAAENKNDEQMNYYMQKVQEMMQMSKDMLRGKM, encoded by the coding sequence ATGTTTTTGTTTGGAAAGAAGAAGGAAAAGAAAGAAAAAAACATTGAAGTAAATATTAAAGTTAACAAAGATGAGTTGATTGCGGAAGCAAGTGAAAAGATACAAGAACTTGAAGAATTATCTGGGGAGCAGAGAGTTCCCTTGTTAAATCAAATAGGAGCTTTGTATTATCAAGCGGAAGAGTTAGAAAGCGCGATCAAATACTATGAAGAAAGCCTGTCTATAAAAAAGGAAATGGGGAAAAGTTACACTGATTTAATGTCGCTTTACAATAAGAAACGCCAGCAGGCAGCAGAAAATAAAAATGATGAGCAGATGAACTACTATATGCAAAAAGTTCAAGAAATGATGCAAATGTCAAAAGATATGCTTCGTGGGAAAATGTAA
- a CDS encoding class II fructose-bisphosphate aldolase, whose protein sequence is MYKNLIEMFKENEGKGAIGSFNLHCFEMVPAMIKAAEKLNVPVILQTSLGTAEYIGFEPLIAAVKAIAETSSINVALHMDHCKDIDALKRAIDYGYSSVMYDGSALPLEENIANTKIVVEYAHGKGVSVEGEVGSIGGAEDGVVVDKDAAMYTKPEDALRFASETGVDALAVSIGTTHGQYKSKAKINYELLEELKAKLGDTGLVLHGGTGVSDEDMRRLAREGMKKINVGTELNKSYIEVVSKTFTAEGVTPLTSLRTLLGPANDRIAEIVTEKATLFRL, encoded by the coding sequence ATGTATAAGAATTTAATTGAAATGTTTAAAGAAAATGAAGGAAAAGGAGCAATAGGGTCATTTAACTTGCACTGTTTTGAGATGGTTCCGGCAATGATTAAAGCGGCAGAAAAGCTAAATGTTCCAGTTATTCTTCAAACTTCTTTGGGGACAGCTGAATATATTGGATTTGAACCATTGATTGCAGCGGTAAAAGCTATAGCTGAAACTTCCAGCATTAATGTTGCATTACATATGGATCACTGTAAAGATATTGATGCATTAAAACGTGCAATTGATTACGGATATTCTTCAGTTATGTATGATGGTTCAGCTCTTCCGTTGGAAGAAAATATTGCAAACACGAAAATCGTTGTCGAGTACGCACATGGAAAAGGAGTATCTGTAGAAGGAGAAGTCGGTTCTATTGGCGGAGCGGAAGACGGAGTAGTTGTTGACAAAGATGCTGCAATGTACACAAAGCCAGAAGATGCATTACGCTTTGCCTCTGAAACAGGAGTAGACGCGTTGGCAGTTTCTATTGGAACGACACATGGACAGTATAAATCAAAAGCAAAGATTAACTATGAATTGTTAGAAGAATTGAAAGCAAAACTTGGGGATACCGGTTTGGTACTTCATGGGGGAACAGGAGTATCTGACGAAGACATGAGGAGACTTGCAAGAGAAGGGATGAAAAAGATCAATGTAGGAACAGAATTAAATAAATCTTATATTGAGGTGGTAAGCAAGACATTTACTGCAGAAGGGGTAACACCATTGACCTCGCTGAGAACCCTTCTTGGACCTGCAAATGATCGAATTGCGGAAATTGTAACTGAAAAAGCAACTCTATTTAGACTATAG